Proteins encoded within one genomic window of Flavobacterium sp. NG2:
- a CDS encoding peroxiredoxin encodes MATIRLGDTAPDFQAETTMGTVKFHDWLGDSWGVLFSHPSDFTPVCTTELGTVANYFPEFAKRNTKVIALSVDGLESHMNWIKDIEETQNVKLQYPIIADESKEVANLYDMIHPNANDTFTVRSVFIIGSDKKVKLILTYPASTGRNFDELLRVIDSLQLTANYSVATPANWKDGQDVVISPSIPDEDIPAKFPKGFNRIKYYLRMTPQPNK; translated from the coding sequence ATGGCAACAATACGTTTAGGAGATACAGCTCCTGATTTTCAGGCAGAAACTACAATGGGTACCGTAAAATTCCACGATTGGCTGGGCGATTCATGGGGGGTACTATTTTCACATCCGTCTGATTTCACTCCTGTTTGTACTACCGAATTAGGGACAGTGGCAAATTATTTTCCAGAGTTTGCTAAAAGAAATACAAAAGTTATAGCTTTGAGTGTAGACGGTTTAGAATCACATATGAATTGGATTAAAGACATTGAAGAAACTCAAAATGTAAAATTACAATATCCAATTATTGCTGACGAAAGTAAAGAAGTCGCCAATTTATATGATATGATTCATCCCAATGCTAATGATACATTTACTGTTCGTTCAGTTTTTATTATAGGTTCTGATAAAAAAGTGAAATTGATATTGACTTATCCTGCTTCAACGGGACGTAATTTCGACGAGTTGTTGCGTGTAATTGATAGTTTACAGCTTACAGCAAACTACAGTGTTGCCACGCCAGCTAACTGGAAAGACGGTCAAGATGTTGTAATTTCACCTTCAATACCAGACGAAGATATTCCTGCTAAATTTCCAAAAGGATTTAATCGCATTAAGTATTATCTAAGAATGACACCACAGCCTAATAAATAA
- the nudK gene encoding GDP-mannose pyrophosphatase NudK → MRNPEFKIKKTEILSDDWYLLNKVTFDYQKKDGNWITQKREVYDRGNGAGILLYNKAQKTVVLTRQFRLPTYYNGNPTGMMIEVCAGLLDQDHPEECIIRETEEETGYRIKSVQKIMEAFMTPGAVTETLHLFIGEYDASMKVSEGGGLEHEQEEIEVIEWPFDKAYDMIATGEIRDAKTIMLLQYAKINNLV, encoded by the coding sequence ATGAGAAACCCCGAATTTAAAATTAAAAAAACGGAAATCCTTTCTGACGATTGGTATTTACTTAACAAAGTTACTTTTGACTATCAAAAAAAAGATGGTAACTGGATTACTCAAAAAAGAGAAGTTTATGATCGTGGAAATGGCGCTGGAATTTTACTATACAACAAAGCACAAAAAACAGTTGTCTTAACGCGTCAATTTAGACTTCCTACCTATTACAATGGAAATCCTACTGGAATGATGATTGAGGTTTGTGCTGGTTTATTAGATCAAGACCATCCCGAAGAATGCATCATTCGCGAGACCGAGGAAGAAACAGGATATCGAATAAAATCAGTTCAAAAAATAATGGAAGCCTTTATGACTCCAGGAGCCGTAACCGAAACTTTACACCTTTTTATTGGCGAGTATGACGCAAGCATGAAAGTTAGTGAAGGTGGTGGTCTAGAACACGAACAAGAAGAAATCGAAGTGATTGAATGGCCTTTTGATAAAGCTTACGATATGATTGCGACAGGAGAGATTAGAGACGCTAAGACTATTATGTTGTTACAGTATGCTAAGATTAATAATCTAGTTTAA
- a CDS encoding adenylosuccinate synthase, whose product MTVDLLLGLQWGDEGKGKIVDVLTSNYDIIARFQGGPNAGHTLEFDGIKHVLRTIPSGIFHKSAVNVIGNGVVIDPVVFQKEIEGLAKFNIDIKAKLIISRKAHLILPTHRLLDAASEASKGKAKIGSTLKGIGPTYMDKTGRNGLRVGDIELEDFKERYRSLADKHEAMIKFYGVELEYNLEELEAEFFESIEEIKKLDFIDSEEYMHQAQKSGKSILCEGAQGSLLDVDFGTYPFVTSSNTTAAGACTGLGIAPNKIKEVYGIFKAYTTRVGSGPFPTELFDEDGSTMAKVGNEFGSVTGRQRRCGWLDLVALKYAVQVNGVTQLMMMKGDVLSGFETLKVCTEYNYKGQNIAHFPYNIEPENVTPVYKEFKGWKQDLTGMTTYDELPVELKEYIEFIEKEVEVPIKIVSVGPDRKQTILK is encoded by the coding sequence ATGACCGTAGATTTATTATTAGGATTACAATGGGGAGATGAAGGAAAAGGAAAAATTGTTGATGTTCTTACCTCAAATTACGATATTATTGCCCGTTTCCAAGGAGGTCCAAATGCAGGACATACTTTAGAGTTTGACGGAATTAAACACGTATTAAGAACCATTCCTTCTGGAATTTTCCATAAATCAGCGGTTAATGTAATTGGAAACGGTGTCGTTATTGACCCAGTTGTTTTCCAAAAAGAAATTGAAGGTTTAGCTAAATTCAATATTGACATTAAAGCTAAATTAATCATTTCAAGAAAAGCACACTTAATTTTACCTACTCACCGCTTGCTTGATGCAGCTTCTGAAGCTTCGAAAGGAAAAGCTAAAATTGGTTCTACTCTTAAAGGTATTGGTCCAACGTATATGGACAAAACAGGTAGAAACGGACTTAGAGTGGGTGACATTGAACTAGAAGATTTTAAAGAAAGATACCGTTCACTTGCTGACAAGCACGAGGCTATGATTAAATTCTACGGTGTTGAATTAGAATACAACTTAGAAGAATTGGAAGCTGAGTTTTTTGAATCTATCGAAGAAATCAAAAAATTAGACTTTATCGACAGTGAAGAATACATGCACCAAGCTCAAAAATCAGGTAAGTCTATCTTATGTGAAGGTGCTCAAGGTTCTTTATTAGATGTTGACTTTGGAACCTATCCATTTGTAACATCTTCTAACACTACTGCTGCTGGAGCTTGTACTGGTTTAGGAATTGCTCCTAACAAAATCAAAGAAGTTTATGGAATTTTCAAAGCATACACTACTCGTGTAGGTAGTGGTCCTTTCCCAACTGAACTTTTTGACGAAGATGGCTCTACTATGGCTAAAGTGGGTAACGAATTTGGTTCGGTTACTGGTAGACAAAGACGTTGTGGTTGGTTGGATTTAGTTGCTTTAAAATATGCTGTACAAGTAAATGGAGTAACCCAATTAATGATGATGAAAGGCGATGTACTTTCTGGTTTTGAAACTTTAAAAGTTTGTACTGAGTACAACTACAAAGGACAAAATATTGCACACTTCCCTTACAACATTGAGCCAGAAAATGTAACTCCTGTATACAAAGAGTTTAAAGGATGGAAACAAGACTTAACTGGAATGACTACTTACGATGAGTTACCAGTTGAACTAAAAGAATATATTGAGTTCATTGAAAAAGAAGTTGAAGTGCCTATTAAAATTGTTTCGGTAGGTCCAGACAGAAAACAAACAATTCTAAAATAA